One stretch of Monomorium pharaonis isolate MP-MQ-018 chromosome 10, ASM1337386v2, whole genome shotgun sequence DNA includes these proteins:
- the LOC105833575 gene encoding uncharacterized protein LOC105833575, with translation MKTSRKPVAMVLLLLIHLLTLQIGNAGRNHTNVLSAHPKIVLEEVTVTGSGNNTRVVANAVAEDVSKLDDEIRSLLSKREIRKGLHSTTTNLVPIDQDAAQSRATIVNTNEEDDIEDLEIMSRVVEKYEPQRLTSRKTKRKIVDGSNGTHNVHGKVGGPITELEKAYAEVLRNISRKAPELSLNNADVTRNPYLSQAVKQLKQVYIPKVTNRPPTNDGTVQLHSDIDFSFTSPALKSKKSRKLLKKYHQLNHTSTTPRFSSAEESRSDEETADSSNESSTPAGYLNVPGGKTKLKYGSSVPTSSSDPAKKIKSPKWNTQDFSIQVTSPFTLRLNNTNSNFNVNNLKNSNVTSEANVVQLPPSSYNVVPRPFSISPSANSFVTANIDALYRKPGATPTGFGQQQQIARSSANVLPLVLPTELFSSPPRRYIPIKRAKHLNLEGNTATVVSTEANSPTGPVGKRTTLDYDALYTAVIGTTRSPLAAVNGQGSPSDYYAVTESPAETTVTRTSLATTYVPSQISASYTVQRQKPLSQAARKKDFLPIVATYDDPNDEKSSLSENSGIALYNKFAGLYSTNIPNAQKAITQDFQQPSQQQASTLPYATLKSFTSTLLKDRPTASSKVEPYYDSGLLTSQDIDGKPSENNDENFETDGRSRVKDADETAEEGNDDNDNNDDNDDVENYKTRANQEAYKKVYKTPNKHREEEDRVEKEEDRYPQQSRNYGYQDKRYKFDENDQSSKDGRRAKQESVRHENDDDEEEVDETKEEADETKEEADEEEYAGSNVGESKDRDNDDHRRQYNKYEYDRDNFDDRQREKLSYDRKKDNKSKDRRDKDYESDVDRRFESNKYFRTTKSYDDDKTREQDREYHERFGKKKKLENDNKKDRRDRKYQKSEDGNVAEDKPLAQRSYRQDERYEEEQNNDDSKRNYRISPRKDSLREEHEEYDESNPAHVREEYRHQHVRDDPRGIDYREDKDNDKEEAHGDHVHGETQEHAHKHEEHEKKKHGGNHKFEEGGGAEHEEEHHGHKGEKGDKGYKVWHEHEKAEKGHHDKEHASKEFDEKGGEEKKHDEDGGYHEEHHHDEGGKKVAEFGEKGEHKKGHSTHGEHSVHKKDEFEKNTEFFDEFHEDGGVEKHGEHHHDHELKKGGHKKKGHHDSADHEEKHGKKEKHEKGGHHHEHKGHKVDEGHDHHYDHDHKYGKKEGREHGKKWSYKKGDDGGDAGGGHKHR, from the exons CTGACGTTACAAATCGGTAACGCGGGACGCAACCACACGAACGTTTTAAGCGCTCACCCTAAAATTGTTCTGGAGGAGGTGACTGTTACCGGAAGTGGAAACAACACCCGCGTAGTCGCAAACGCAGTAGCGGAAGACGTGTCGAAGCTCGACGATGAAATTCGCTCGCTTCTGTCTAAGCGCGAGATACGAAAGGGTTTACAttcgacgacgacgaatcTAGTTCCGATTGATCAGGATGCGGCGCAATCCCGGGCAACGATCGTCAATACGAACGAGGAGGATGACATCGAAGATTTGGAAATAATGAGTCGTGTGGTGGAGAAGTACGAGCCGCAGAGACTCACGTCGAGGAAGACTAAGAGGAAAATCGTTGACGGCTCGAACGGCACTCACA ATGTCCACGGTAAAGTAGGAGGTCCAATAACGGAACTCGAGAAAGCTTACGCCGAGGTGTTACGAAACATATCGCGGAAGGCGCCTGAATTGTCGTTGAACAACGCCGACGTGACCCGGAATCCCTATTTATCCCAGGCAGTGAAGCAGCTCAAGCAAGTTTACATTCCGAAAGTGACGAACCGCCCACCGACTAACGATGGAACGGTGCAGTTGCATTCCGACATTGATTTTTCCTTCACGTCGCCCGCTCTGAAGAGCAAGAAGTCGAGAAAATTACTTAAGAAATATCATCAGTTAAATCATACCTCTACAACTCCTCGATTCTCGTCGGCGGAAGAATCAAGGTCTGACGAGGAAACTGCCGACAGTTCCAACGAATCGAGCACGCCCGCGGGATATCTTAATGTGCCCGGCGGAAAGACAAAGTTGAAATACGGATCGTCTGTACCAACGTCAAGTTCCGATCCagcgaaaaaaattaaaagtccCAAATGGAATACTCAGGACTTTTCGATTCAAGTTACATCTCCGTTTACTTTACGTTTGAATAACACTAACAGCAACtttaatgtaaacaatttgaaaaattcgaaCGTCACGAGTGAGGCGAACGTCGTTCAGCTACCGCCGAGTAGCTATAACGTAGTGCCGAGGCCATTTTCCATATCGCCGTCAGCCAATTCGTTCGTCACCGCAAATATTGACGCGTTATACAGAAAACCGGGCGCCACGCCGACGGGTTTCGGCCAGCAGCAACAGATCGCCCGTTCCTCCGCAAACGTTCTGCCGCTGGTTCTTCCGACGGAGCTCTTCAGTTCACCCCCGCGCCGTTATATCCCTATAAAGCGCGCGAAACATCTCAATCTTGAGGGAAATACAGCGACGGTCGTCAGCACCGAAGCGAATTCACCCACGGGTCCCGTAGGGAAAAGAACTACTTTGGATTACGACGCCCTTTATACAGCCGTAATTGGCACCACGAGAAGTCCTTTGGCCGCCGTCAACGGCCAGGGAAGTCCGTCAGATTATTACGCCGTTACAGAGAGCCCTGCGGAGACGACTGTTACGAGGACGAGCCTCGCGACAACTTACGTACCCAGTCAAATATCCGCCTCGTACACCGTACAGCGGCAGAAGCCCCTGTCTCAAGCCGCACGCAAGAAGGATTTCCTACCCATAGTCGCCACTTACGACGATCCCAATGACGAGAAATCAAGTTTAAGCGAGAATTCTGGAATCGCGCTTTACAATAAATTCGCGGGCTTGTATTCAACTAACATCCCTAACGCGCAAAAAGCAATTACGCAAGACTTCCAGCAGCCCTCGCAACAGCAAGCCTCCACCCTTCCTTACGCaactttaaaatcttttacttCCACGCTGCTGAAAGACCGGCCGACTGCCTCCTCTAAAGTTGAGCCGTATTATGATAGCGGATTACTCACTTCACAAGATATAGACGGAAAACCCAGCGAGAACAACGACGAAAACTTCGAGACGGACGGGCGATCTCGCGTTAAAGACGCAGACGAGACTGCAGAAGAGGGTAATGACGATAATGACAATAACGACGATAATGACGATGTCGAGAATTACAAAACTCGAGCCAATCAAGAAGCTTACAAGAAAGTTTATAAGACGCCGAATAAACACCGAGAAGAGGAGGATCGCGTAGAAAAGGAGGAAGATCGTTATCCGCAGCAGAGCCGTAATTATGGCTATCAAGATAAACGTTacaaatttgatgaaaatgaCCAAAGTAGCAAAGACGGTAGGCGCGCGAAACAGGAGAGCGTCCGGCATGAGAATGACGATGATGAAGAGGAAGTCGATGAAACGAAGGAGGAAGCCGATGAAACAAAAGAGGAAGCCGATGAGGAGGAATACGCCGGAAGTAACGTCGGAGAGAGTAAAGATAGAGACAATGATGATCATCGTCGTCAATACAATAAGTATGAATACGACAGGGATAATTTTGATGACCGGCAACGTGAGAAATTAAGCTATGATCGTAAGAAAGATAACAAATCGAAGGATCGTCGTGATAAAGATTATGAGAGTGACGTTGACCGTAGATTTGAaagcaacaaatattttaggaCCACGAAATCGTATGATGACGATAAAACGCGTGAGCAGGATAGAGAGTATCACGAACGCTTTGGTAAAAAGAAGAAGTTAGAGAATGATAACAAGAAAGATCGACGAGATCGCAAGTATCAAAAATCCGAAGATGGGAATGTTGCCGAAGACAAACCACTTGCTCAACGATCTTACAGACAGGACGAAAGATACGAAGAGGAGCAAAACAATGATGATAGTAAACGCAACTATCGAATATCTCCGCGAAAAGACTCGCTTCGGGAAGAACACGAGGAGTACGACGAATCCAATCCCGCGCACGTACGTGAGGAATATCGTCATCAGCATGTCAGAGATGATCCTCGCGGTATCGACTATAGGGAAGATAAGGATAACGATAAGGAGGAAGCGCACGGTGATCACGTGCACGGCGAGACTCAAGAACACGCGCATAAACACGAGGAACACGAAAAGAAGAAACATGGGGGAAATCATAAATTCGAAGAAGGTGGAGGTGCAGAACACGAAGAGGAACATCATGGTCACAAGGGAGAAAAAGGCGACAAG ggATATAAAGTTTGGCACGAACACGAGAAGGCCGAAAAGGGACATCACGATAAAGAGCATGCCAGCAAAGAGTTCGATGAAAAAGGTGGTGAAGAGAAGAAACATGATGAAGATGGTGGATACCACGAGGAACATCATCATGATGAAGGGGGTAAGAAGGTAGCAGAATTTGGCGAGAAAGGCGAACACAAAAAGGGTCACAGTACGCATGGCGAACATTCGGTGCATAAGAAG GACGAATTCGAGAAGAATACCGAGTTCTTCGACGAGTTCCACGAGGACGGTGGCGTGGAGAAGCACGGCGAGCACCATCACGATCACGAATTGAAAAAGGGCGGTCACAAGAAGAAGGGACATCACGACAGTGCGGATCACGAAGAGAAGCACGGCAAGAAAGAAAAGCACGAGAAAGGCGGCCATCATCACGAGCACAAGGGCCACAAGGTCGACGAAGGTCACGATCATCATTACGATCACGATCACAAGTATGGCAAAAAGGAGGGGCGCGAGCATGGAAAAAAGTGGAGCTACAAGAAGGGCGACGACGGCGGGGACGCGGGTGGCGGTCACAAGCATCGTTGA